One window of Burkholderia vietnamiensis LMG 10929 genomic DNA carries:
- a CDS encoding deoxynucleoside kinase, producing the protein MNNAPLTVTAPDLRAPHRYLVIEGPIGVGKTTLARLLAERWSMQALLERPQDNPFLERFYRDTARYALPAQLAFALQRAQQARELLGALDTGRPVVADFMPQKNDIFARLNLPEDEWQLYRAIAAHVDVPQAPAPDLVVYLQASPEVLFSRIQKRGLPMELQISDAYLRALVDAYNEFFYHYDRTPVLTVAAEHLNPLDSPEDLALLIERIDTMRGRKEFFVKGETTR; encoded by the coding sequence ATGAACAATGCTCCGCTGACCGTCACCGCGCCCGATCTGCGCGCCCCGCACCGCTACCTGGTGATCGAAGGCCCGATCGGCGTCGGCAAGACGACGCTCGCGCGCCTGCTCGCCGAACGCTGGTCGATGCAGGCGCTGCTCGAGCGCCCGCAGGACAACCCGTTTCTCGAACGCTTCTACCGCGACACCGCGCGCTACGCGCTGCCCGCGCAGCTCGCGTTCGCGCTGCAGCGCGCGCAGCAGGCGCGCGAGCTGCTCGGCGCGCTCGACACCGGCCGGCCGGTGGTCGCCGATTTCATGCCGCAGAAGAACGACATCTTCGCGCGGCTGAACCTGCCGGAAGACGAATGGCAGCTGTACCGCGCGATCGCCGCGCACGTCGACGTACCGCAGGCGCCCGCGCCCGATCTGGTCGTCTATCTGCAGGCGAGCCCCGAGGTGCTGTTCTCGCGCATCCAGAAGCGCGGGCTGCCGATGGAGCTGCAGATCAGCGACGCGTACCTGCGCGCGCTGGTCGACGCCTACAACGAATTCTTCTATCACTACGACCGCACGCCGGTACTGACGGTCGCGGCCGAACATCTGAACCCGCTGGATTCCCCCGAAGACCTCGCGCTGCTGATCGAGCGCATCGACACGATGCGCGGCCGCAAGGAATTCTTCGTCAAGGGCGAGACGACGCGCTGA
- the panB gene encoding 3-methyl-2-oxobutanoate hydroxymethyltransferase, with product MTYLQESSRPAITVPKLQAMREAGEKIAMLTCYDASFAALLDRAGTDVLLIGDSLGNVLQGHTTTLPVSLDDIAYHTACVARVQPRALVVADLPFGTYGTPAEAFAHSVALMRAGAQMVKLEGGEWLADTIRFLVERSVPVCAHLGLTPQSVHAFGGFKVQGRTEAGAAQLLRDARAIEDAGAQLVVLEAVPTLVAAEVTHMLKIPTIGIGAGLDCSGQVLVLHDMLGIFPGKRPRFVKDFMQGQPSIQAAVEAYVSAVKERTFPGPEHSF from the coding sequence ATGACCTATCTCCAGGAATCGAGCCGGCCTGCGATCACTGTGCCGAAGCTGCAGGCAATGCGCGAAGCCGGCGAGAAGATCGCGATGCTGACCTGCTACGACGCGAGCTTCGCCGCGCTGCTCGATCGCGCCGGCACCGACGTGCTGCTGATCGGCGACTCGCTCGGCAACGTGCTGCAAGGCCACACGACCACGCTGCCCGTGTCGCTCGACGACATCGCGTACCACACCGCGTGCGTCGCGCGCGTGCAGCCGCGCGCGCTGGTCGTCGCCGATCTGCCGTTCGGCACCTACGGCACGCCCGCAGAAGCGTTCGCCCATTCGGTCGCGCTGATGCGCGCGGGCGCGCAGATGGTCAAGCTCGAAGGCGGCGAATGGCTCGCCGACACGATCCGCTTTCTCGTCGAACGCTCGGTGCCGGTGTGCGCGCATCTCGGCCTCACGCCGCAGTCGGTGCATGCGTTCGGCGGCTTCAAGGTTCAGGGCCGCACCGAAGCCGGCGCCGCGCAGTTGCTGCGCGACGCGCGCGCGATCGAGGACGCCGGCGCGCAGCTCGTCGTGCTCGAAGCGGTGCCGACGCTCGTCGCCGCCGAAGTCACGCACATGCTGAAGATCCCGACGATCGGGATCGGCGCGGGGCTCGATTGCTCGGGCCAGGTGCTGGTGCTGCACGACATGCTGGGCATCTTCCCCGGCAAGCGGCCGCGCTTCGTGAAGGATTTCATGCAAGGCCAGCCGAGCATCCAGGCCGCCGTCGAAGCGTACGTCAGCGCGGTGAAGGAGCGCACGTTCCCCGGCCCCGAGCATTCGTTCTGA
- the purM gene encoding phosphoribosylformylglycinamidine cyclo-ligase, protein MNPPKSAPDAQGLSYRDAGVDIDAGDALIDKIKPFAKKTLRDGVLGGIGGFGALFEVPKKYREPVLVSGTDGVGTKLKLAFHLNKHDTVGQDLVAMSVNDILVQGAEPLFFLDYFACGKLDVDTAATVVKGIAHGCELSGCALIGGETAEMPGMYPDGEYDLAGFAVGAVEKSKIIDGSTIGAGDVVLGLASSGIHSNGFSLVRKIIERANPDLSADFHGRSLADTLMAPTRIYVKPLLALMQKLTVKGMAHITGGGLVENIPRVLREGLTAELDQNAWPLPPLFKWLQEHGGVADAEMHRVFNCGIGMAVIVAAADADAAIADLTAAGEQVWKIGTVRASREGEAQTVVV, encoded by the coding sequence ATGAATCCTCCGAAATCCGCTCCCGACGCTCAGGGTCTGTCCTACCGCGACGCAGGCGTCGACATCGACGCGGGCGACGCGCTCATCGACAAGATCAAGCCTTTTGCGAAGAAAACGCTGCGCGACGGCGTGCTCGGCGGCATCGGCGGCTTCGGCGCGCTGTTCGAAGTGCCGAAGAAGTACCGGGAGCCCGTGCTCGTGTCGGGCACCGACGGCGTGGGCACCAAGCTGAAGCTCGCATTTCATCTGAACAAACACGACACGGTCGGCCAGGATCTGGTCGCGATGAGCGTGAACGACATCCTCGTGCAAGGCGCCGAGCCGCTGTTCTTCCTCGACTACTTCGCCTGCGGCAAGCTCGACGTCGACACGGCCGCGACCGTCGTCAAGGGCATCGCCCATGGCTGCGAGCTGTCGGGCTGCGCGCTGATCGGCGGCGAAACGGCCGAGATGCCGGGCATGTACCCGGACGGCGAATACGACCTGGCCGGTTTTGCGGTCGGCGCGGTCGAGAAGAGCAAGATCATCGACGGCAGCACGATCGGCGCGGGCGACGTGGTGCTCGGCCTCGCATCGAGCGGCATCCATTCGAACGGCTTCTCGCTGGTGCGCAAGATCATCGAGCGCGCGAACCCCGACCTGTCGGCCGATTTCCACGGCCGCTCGCTGGCGGACACGCTGATGGCGCCCACCCGCATCTACGTGAAGCCGTTGCTCGCGCTGATGCAGAAGCTGACGGTGAAGGGCATGGCGCACATCACCGGCGGCGGTCTCGTCGAGAACATTCCGCGCGTGCTGCGCGAAGGCCTCACCGCCGAGCTCGACCAGAACGCCTGGCCGCTGCCGCCGCTGTTCAAGTGGCTGCAGGAGCACGGCGGCGTTGCGGACGCCGAAATGCACCGCGTGTTCAACTGCGGGATCGGGATGGCCGTGATCGTCGCGGCAGCCGATGCGGACGCGGCGATCGCCGACCTGACGGCCGCCGGCGAGCAGGTGTGGAAGATCGGCACCGTGCGTGCGAGCCGCGAAGGCGAGGCGCAGACGGTCGTGGTCTGA
- a CDS encoding HAD family hydrolase, translated as MTNLALFDLDHTLIPTDSDHEWGRFMVKLGIVDAESFSRQNDQFFADYKAGKLDIHAYLCAMLTPLAKYSRAQLAEWHEQYMHEVIRPAMTPAALELVRKHLDAGDLCCVVTATNEFITRPIATAFGVETLIACEVETTDGHPDSPYTGRPTGTPSYREGKIVRTEAWLASLGKHWDDFEHSYFYSDSHNDIPLLEKVTDPIATNPDDTLRAHASNRGWRILDLF; from the coding sequence ATGACTAATCTGGCACTCTTTGACCTCGATCACACGCTGATCCCGACCGATAGCGACCACGAATGGGGTCGCTTCATGGTGAAGCTCGGCATCGTCGACGCGGAAAGCTTCTCGCGTCAGAACGATCAGTTCTTCGCCGACTACAAGGCCGGCAAGCTCGACATCCACGCGTACCTGTGCGCGATGCTCACGCCGCTCGCGAAGTATTCGCGCGCGCAGCTGGCCGAATGGCACGAGCAGTACATGCACGAGGTGATCCGCCCCGCGATGACGCCCGCCGCGCTCGAGCTGGTGCGCAAGCACCTCGACGCCGGCGACCTGTGCTGCGTCGTGACGGCGACCAACGAATTCATCACGCGCCCGATTGCGACCGCGTTCGGCGTCGAGACGCTGATCGCGTGCGAAGTCGAAACGACCGACGGGCATCCCGACTCGCCGTACACGGGCCGGCCGACCGGCACGCCGAGCTATCGCGAAGGCAAGATCGTGCGCACCGAAGCATGGCTCGCGTCGCTCGGCAAGCACTGGGACGACTTCGAGCACAGCTACTTCTACAGCGACTCGCACAACGACATCCCGTTGCTCGAGAAAGTCACCGACCCGATCGCGACCAACCCCGACGACACGCTGCGCGCGCATGCAAGCAACCGCGGCTGGCGCATCCTGGACCTCTTCTGA
- a CDS encoding YybH family protein, producing the protein MTEDEHAIRTLVETWFVSSRRGDLATVLDLIADDAIFMVAGQPPFDKAAFAAASRGAHAAAVDGRYRIDELRVMGDWAYLRNFIEIDATPPGGDTVRRSGHTLTIFRKRDGRWQLVRDANLVTLAQ; encoded by the coding sequence ATGACCGAAGACGAACACGCGATTCGCACGCTGGTGGAAACCTGGTTCGTGTCGAGCCGCCGCGGCGATCTGGCGACCGTGCTCGACCTGATCGCCGACGATGCGATCTTCATGGTCGCCGGCCAGCCGCCGTTCGACAAGGCGGCGTTCGCAGCCGCATCGCGCGGCGCGCACGCGGCGGCCGTCGACGGCCGTTACCGGATCGACGAGCTGCGCGTGATGGGCGACTGGGCGTATCTGCGCAATTTCATCGAGATCGACGCGACGCCGCCGGGCGGCGACACCGTGCGGCGCTCGGGCCACACGCTGACGATCTTCCGCAAGCGCGACGGCCGCTGGCAGCTGGTGCGCGACGCCAATCTCGTGACGCTCGCGCAGTAA
- the hda gene encoding DnaA regulatory inactivator Hda, translated as MTRQLTLDLGTPPPATFDNFIMNEENDELVSRLQKLDLALAAGPVPDRSFYIWGEPGSGRTHLLQALVSDASYGYARYLTPQSPLGAFTFDPRIGIYAIDDCDKMSDTQQVALFNLFNEVRAHPSSAFVAAGPAAPLALDVREDLRTRLGWGLVFHLSPPSDAGKIAVLKLAAKERGIALTDDIAAYLLTHFRRDMPSLMALLDALDRFSLEQKRAVTLPLLRRMLARPGDDIAPPGTGPNRFE; from the coding sequence GTGACCCGTCAACTGACGCTCGATCTCGGCACGCCGCCGCCCGCCACGTTCGACAACTTCATCATGAACGAGGAGAACGACGAGCTCGTGTCGCGGCTCCAGAAGCTCGACCTCGCGCTCGCGGCGGGCCCCGTGCCGGACCGGTCGTTCTACATCTGGGGCGAGCCGGGCAGCGGCCGCACCCACCTGCTGCAGGCGCTCGTGAGCGACGCGTCGTACGGCTATGCGCGCTACCTGACGCCGCAGAGCCCGCTCGGCGCGTTCACGTTCGACCCGCGCATCGGCATCTACGCGATCGACGACTGCGACAAGATGAGCGACACGCAGCAGGTCGCGCTGTTCAACCTGTTCAACGAAGTCCGTGCGCATCCGTCGAGCGCGTTCGTGGCCGCGGGCCCCGCGGCGCCGCTCGCGCTCGACGTGCGCGAAGATCTGCGCACGCGGCTCGGCTGGGGGCTGGTGTTCCACCTGTCGCCGCCGTCCGACGCCGGCAAGATCGCCGTGCTGAAGCTCGCGGCGAAGGAGCGCGGCATCGCGCTCACCGATGACATCGCCGCGTACCTGCTGACCCATTTCCGCCGTGACATGCCGAGCCTGATGGCGCTGCTCGACGCGCTCGACCGCTTCTCGCTCGAGCAGAAGCGCGCGGTCACGCTGCCGCTGCTGCGCCGGATGCTGGCGCGCCCGGGCGACGACATCGCGCCGCCCGGCACAGGCCCGAACCGCTTCGAGTAA
- the pcnB gene encoding polynucleotide adenylyltransferase PcnB, with product MIKKFIRKLLGQDGTEQAAPAAAASASASASAEPPATSPRAAKGSRSTAAAKKPRSNHEPTVVPASVHRIDPSLISKNAVRVTDTLQQAGFRAFIVGGAVRDLLFGIAPKDFDVATDATPTEVQRLFRRARLIGRRFQIVHVQFGQELIEVSTFRALVDAPPEAAPAEPPKRLKRDELDRRTHAVDASGRVLRDNVWGEQHEDAARRDFTINAMYYDPSTQTVLDYHDGMADMRARLLRMIGDPATRYREDPVRMLRVVRFAAKLGFEIEPHTREPIKPLADLINNVPAARLFDEMLKLLLSGHALACLKQLREQGLHHGLLPLLDVVLEQPQGEKFITLALNNTDARVRAGKPVSPGFLFATLLWHDMRQRFEQYSADGEFPVPALHRAMDDVLDMQTEKLAIHKRYSADMREIWGLQLRLEKRSGRSAMRLLEHQRFRAGYDFLLLRCESGELDAEVGQWWTDFIEGDAAAREALLTQGGSKEKSPRKRRRRGGARNRQPGEGAAEQSRDTKGGSGD from the coding sequence GTGATCAAAAAATTCATTCGCAAGCTGCTCGGCCAGGACGGCACCGAGCAAGCGGCCCCGGCCGCAGCAGCCTCAGCTTCGGCCTCTGCCTCGGCCGAACCGCCCGCCACTTCGCCGCGCGCCGCCAAGGGCAGCCGCAGCACCGCCGCGGCGAAGAAGCCGCGCAGCAACCACGAACCGACCGTCGTGCCGGCCAGCGTGCACCGGATCGATCCGTCGCTGATCTCGAAGAACGCGGTGCGCGTGACCGACACGCTGCAGCAGGCGGGCTTCCGTGCGTTCATCGTCGGCGGCGCGGTGCGCGACCTGCTGTTCGGGATCGCGCCGAAGGACTTCGACGTCGCGACCGACGCGACGCCGACCGAGGTGCAGCGCCTGTTCCGCCGCGCCCGCCTGATCGGCCGCCGCTTCCAGATCGTGCACGTGCAGTTCGGTCAGGAGCTGATCGAGGTGTCGACGTTCCGCGCGCTGGTCGATGCGCCGCCCGAGGCCGCGCCGGCCGAGCCGCCGAAGCGCCTGAAGCGCGACGAGCTCGATCGCCGTACGCATGCGGTCGACGCGAGCGGCCGCGTGCTGCGCGACAACGTCTGGGGCGAGCAGCACGAAGACGCGGCGCGCCGCGACTTCACGATCAACGCGATGTACTACGACCCGTCGACGCAGACGGTGCTCGATTACCACGACGGGATGGCCGACATGCGCGCCCGTCTGCTGCGGATGATCGGCGATCCGGCCACCCGCTATCGCGAGGATCCGGTGCGGATGCTGCGCGTGGTGCGCTTCGCGGCGAAGCTCGGCTTCGAGATCGAGCCGCACACGCGCGAGCCGATCAAGCCGCTGGCCGACCTGATCAACAACGTGCCGGCCGCGCGCCTGTTCGACGAGATGCTGAAGCTGCTGCTGTCGGGCCACGCGCTCGCGTGCCTGAAGCAGCTGCGCGAGCAGGGGCTGCACCACGGGCTGCTGCCGCTGCTCGACGTCGTGCTCGAACAGCCGCAGGGCGAGAAGTTCATCACGCTCGCGCTGAACAACACCGACGCGCGCGTGCGCGCCGGCAAGCCGGTGTCGCCCGGCTTCCTGTTTGCGACGCTGCTGTGGCACGACATGCGCCAGCGCTTCGAGCAATACTCGGCCGACGGCGAATTCCCGGTGCCGGCCCTCCATCGCGCGATGGACGACGTGCTCGACATGCAGACCGAGAAGCTCGCGATCCACAAGCGCTACTCGGCCGACATGCGCGAGATCTGGGGCCTGCAGCTGCGCCTCGAGAAGCGCTCGGGCCGCAGCGCGATGCGGCTGCTGGAACACCAAAGATTTAGAGCGGGGTATGATTTCCTCCTGTTACGCTGCGAATCCGGCGAGCTCGATGCAGAGGTCGGCCAGTGGTGGACGGATTTCATCGAAGGCGATGCAGCCGCGCGTGAGGCCCTCCTCACGCAGGGCGGCTCGAAGGAAAAATCGCCGCGCAAGCGGCGCCGCCGCGGCGGCGCGCGAAACCGCCAGCCGGGCGAAGGTGCAGCCGAGCAGTCGCGGGACACCAAGGGCGGTTCGGGCGACTGA
- the folK gene encoding 2-amino-4-hydroxy-6-hydroxymethyldihydropteridine diphosphokinase, whose product MTVAYIGLGANLGDARQTLKDAVVCLAQQRAISVLGKSSLYRTAPFEASGDDYYNCVVKLDTTLSARELLALCQKIEHHFGRERPYRNAPRTLDLDILLFGTDAIDEPDLIVPHPRLTDRAFALVPLIEIDPALDIPLRGRADAFLAAVADQRVEKVQTCQCLMQKALAAGADADKNRCR is encoded by the coding sequence ATGACGGTTGCATATATCGGACTGGGGGCGAATCTCGGCGATGCGCGCCAGACTCTGAAGGACGCGGTGGTGTGCCTGGCACAGCAGCGCGCCATCTCGGTCCTCGGCAAATCGAGCCTGTATCGCACGGCGCCGTTCGAAGCGAGCGGCGACGATTACTACAACTGCGTCGTCAAGCTCGACACGACGCTGTCGGCCCGCGAGCTGCTCGCGCTCTGCCAGAAGATCGAACATCACTTCGGGCGCGAGCGCCCGTATCGCAACGCACCGCGCACGCTCGACCTCGACATCCTGCTGTTCGGCACCGATGCGATCGACGAGCCCGACCTGATCGTCCCGCATCCCCGCCTCACCGATCGTGCCTTCGCGCTCGTGCCGCTCATCGAAATCGACCCGGCGCTCGACATCCCGCTGCGCGGCCGCGCCGACGCATTTCTCGCGGCCGTCGCCGATCAGCGCGTCGAGAAGGTGCAGACCTGCCAATGCCTGATGCAGAAGGCCCTCGCCGCCGGCGCAGACGCCGACAAGAACCGCTGCCGATGA